One window of Quercus robur chromosome 5, dhQueRobu3.1, whole genome shotgun sequence genomic DNA carries:
- the LOC126728928 gene encoding serine/threonine-protein phosphatase 7 long form homolog — protein MAAVLAQLPDEFGPGPMDDSVLRFIKTHRACAIWEGKDPGPLKCRGRNDEFRKRRRIVVDDRIVDIVKRVGLEGLYRTPGREIDHNLITAFVERWRRETHTFHLPHGETTITLQDVEVLFGIPIDGEAIVGTTDLTWKDECQSLLGIATNDTTLKGQRIQIKKLLEKIDEGLPDDATEVVVHQYARCYILALLADTIFADKSGDRVHTMWLQMLRDLRNPPQYSWGSACLAWLYRELCRATDRGASQIGGALLLVQYWAWVRFPFLCPRMDLPPDGAYGPPFAPSPLSIKTVWVVSTLNSPAEICLVRYRQLLDCMHPKQVVWQPYEAELAHLPAFCVAGRDVWTARVPLVCFWLVEKHTPDRVVRQFGMVQEPPPPPQYVDTDEALHAIDLRGKMEVNWRDIHYGHIRVWNTRARSLCPGARLEGDMSPAHPYFDWYDRVTWRFVDHTLALLIIMVASHKKLLKLYTVGSSEYKHISAVLKTVERLHRCQ, from the exons ATGGCTGCTGTTCTTGCTCAGCTCCCTGATGAGTTTGGTCCTGGGCCCATGGACGATTCGGTGTTGAGGTTTATAAAAACACATCGAGCGTGCGCTATTTGGGAAGGCAAG GATCCAGGGCCATTGAAATGCCGCGGTCGTAATGACGAGTTCCGAAAACGACGCCGGATAGTGGTGGATGATCGTATCGTCGACATTGTGAAGAGAGTTGGATTAGAGGGGCTGTATAGGACCCCAGGTAGAGAGATTGATCATAACCTGATCACGGCCTTCGTTGAGCGATGGCGGCGTGAAACCCACACCTTCCACCTGCCACATGGTGAGACAACGATCACATTACAAGATGTGGAGGTTCTTTTCGGAATTCCAATCGATGGTGAGGCAATTGTTGGAACAACTGACTTGACATGGAAAGATGAATGTCAGAGTCTGCTTGGAATTGCTACTAATGACACCACGCTTAAAGGACAAAGGATCCAAATAAAGAAGCTATTAGAAAAAATTGACGAAGGGTTGCCCGATGATGCAACAGAGGTGGTTGTGCATCAATATGCACGGTGCTATATCCTAGCACTCCTGGCAGACACAATTTTCGCCGACAAGTCTGGTGATAGGGTGCATACGATGTGGTTGCAGATGCTGAGGGACCTTCGGAATCCACCTCAGTACAGTTGGGGGAGCGCTTGCCTTGCATGGCTGTACAGAGAGTTATGCAGGGCAACTGACAGAGGTGCTAGTCAGATTGGTGGGGCCTTGTTGCTAGTTCAGTATTGGGCATGGGTCAGATTCCCTTTTTTGTGCCCAAGGATGGACCTCCCACCAGATGGTGCATATGGCCCACCATTTGCACCTTCTCCATTGTCTATTAA GACTGTGTGGGTTGTGAGCACCTTGAATAGCCCCGCTGAAATCTGTCTGGTCCGGTACCGTCAGCTTTTAGATTGTATGCATCCAAAGCAG GTGGTGTGGCAACCATATGAAGCTGAATTAGCCCACCTGCCTGCGTTTTGTGTCGCCGGAAGGGATGTATGGACGGCGAGGGTACCGCTTGTATGTTTCTGGCTAGTAGAGAAACATACACCGGACCGTGTTGTTCGTCAGTTCGGGATGGTACaagaaccccccccccccccccaatatgTTGATACTGACGAAGCCCTTCATGCCATAGACCTGAGGGGGAAGATGGAGGTGAATTGGAGGGACATACATTATGGCCATATCCGAGTATGGAATACTCGAGCACGATCTTTATGTCCTGGAGCACGACTAGAGGGTGATATGTCGCCTGCTCATCCATACTTCGATTGGTACGATAGGGTGACTTGGAGGTTCGTCGACCACACTTTGGCTTTACTTATTATTATG GTTGCCAGTCACAAGAAGTTGTTGAAACTTTATACAGTAGGCAGTTCTGAGTACAAGCATATTTCAGCTGTACTTAAGACAGTGGAACGCCTTCACC GTTGTCAGTAG
- the LOC126728929 gene encoding uncharacterized protein LOC126728929, with translation MENPQHLPTSVAVHEHFEKDQEPVIERSEHDETSENLTSTKYIDPSRVEDSSNLQDLAVLEVELTAIQGIHGESIGVSNIFFALGILMTNTNAIVLADGNFWGRTERHVNC, from the exons ATGGAAAATCCTCAACATCTCCCAACTTCTGTGGCTGTACATGAACATTTTGAGAAAGATCAAGAGCCTGTCATAGAGAGGAGTGAACATGATGAGACTTCAGAGAATTTAACATCTACAAAGTATATTGATCCATCACGAGTTGAGGACTCTTCAAATCTCCAAGACCTAGCTGTGCTGGAGGTTGAGTTGACT GCAATACAAGGAATACATGGAGAATCTATTGGAGtatctaatatattttttgctttGGGGATCTTGATGACCAACACTAATGCGATAGTGCTAGCAGATGGTAACTTCTGGGGAAGGACTGAGAGGCATGTAAATTGTTAA
- the LOC126728931 gene encoding AT-rich interactive domain-containing protein 4-like, which produces MSTFLSWQEDFFRDVMQFLTLLRGHTRLIPQGGLAEFPDAILNAKRLDLFNLYREVVSRGGFHVGNGINWKGQVFTKMRNHTLTNRMTGVGNTLKRHYETYLLEYELAHDDVDGECFLFLTK; this is translated from the exons ATGTCAACTTTCTTATCCTGGCAAGAGGATTTTTTTAGGGATGTAATGCAGTTTTTGACCCTCCTCCGTGGACATACTCGTCTCATTCCTCAAGGTGGGTTAGCTGAGTTCCCTGATGCCATTCTCAATGCTAAGCGCCTTGACCTTTTCAACTTGTATAGAGAA GTGGTTTCACGAGGAGGCTTTCATGTTGGGAATGGCATCAATTGGAAAGGACAAGTTTTCACAAAGATGCGTAATCACACATTGACCAATAGAATGACT GGTGTGGGGAATACACTAAAAAGGCATTACGAAACTTATCTTCTAGAATATGAACTAGCTCATGATGATGTAGATGGAGAATGCTTCttgtt CCTTACTAAATAA